A DNA window from Gemmobacter fulvus contains the following coding sequences:
- a CDS encoding RidA family protein: protein MTHEVLHPKGWKATPGYSNGIAATGRMVFTGGMIGWNADQEFETDDFVGQVEAALRGIIAVLAEAGAGPEHLVRLTWYVTSKAEYLDNLKDLGRVYKAVIGKHYPAMALMQVVALVEDRAKVEIEATAVIP from the coding sequence ATGACACATGAGGTGCTGCACCCGAAAGGGTGGAAGGCGACGCCGGGCTATTCCAATGGCATCGCCGCCACGGGCCGGATGGTGTTCACCGGCGGCATGATCGGCTGGAATGCCGATCAGGAATTCGAGACGGATGATTTCGTGGGCCAGGTGGAGGCGGCGCTGCGCGGCATCATCGCCGTGCTGGCCGAGGCCGGGGCCGGGCCGGAGCATCTGGTGCGGCTGACCTGGTATGTGACCAGCAAGGCCGAATACCTGGACAATCTGAAAGACCTGGGCCGCGTCTACAAGGCGGTGATCGGCAAGCATTATCCGGCCATGGCCCTGATGCAGGTGGTGGCGCTGGTCGAGGACCGGGCCAAGGTTGAAATCGAAGCGACCGCCGTCATCCCGTAA